TTTGTTTGCTTTCGGCATGGAAATGGGGGGACTGGAAAAAATTTGAAAAGCATTATCCTACCTTGGCGTATGTAACAGTAGGAAATCTAATATATAAAGTAAATGCTTTATTAAACTTCCACCTTTGGAAAGTAAATGATGGTGGTTTACTTAGTCACGAAACAATATACTTTATCTATCTCCTGCTAATTATGATTCCTGCAATTTTTGTTTACCTATCTAAATTTCCAGAAACTCGAATAAAAAAAATCTTATATGTTTTTGCTTGGATAGTTTTATTTACTGTAATGGAATGGATAGGTATGAAATATTTTAATGCCTTTAATCACTATCACGGTTGGAATATTTGGTGGTCTTTATTATTTGATTCAGTGATGTTTCCTATGTTAAGACTCCATTTTGTCAATTATAAATTAGCTTTATTACTAAGTATTCCATGTACTCTGTTTATGTTGATTATGTTCAACTACATTTGAGAAGCATAGGCTTCTTCAAAAAGTTTGTGATTAATTGTAATTACCTATCGGTTACTTTAGCATAGGAGGTAAAATACGATGTCTCACCCATATAAGGAATTCGAAAAGACTCCATTATGTAACATTATATATAAGGCTATTGAAGAACTGGTGGAAAATGATGATTTAGATCAAAAAAGTTCTAGAAAATACATCGTAGGTTATATATGCAAATTGTTAAATGAATCAAAATTCTTAAATAGCTAACTGGGGCTTTACTTTGACAACGATATTCAGTAATCGAGCGCGATTCTAAAACAAGAATTGTGCTTTTTTTAATGTTTAGGGCGTAAGAGTTAAGGATATGGTTGCTTAATACGTCAACCTTTACTTATTATGACTAAAGGGAGTTCAAGAATGGTGTTAAAATAATATTGTTTATAATACTTTAAATCAGAGAAGTTGGTTTTGTGACTAAACATAATCCAATAAATAATTTGAAGTTAAACCGTTTTATGCGAACTGAGACAGAAATTCAGTTATTCGAAAAAGCATTAGAAGAAATATGTTAAAGGTCCAAGTATAAAGCGAGAAATAATATTTAATTGCTTAATAATGAGTAGTGAAAGGGTGACTGGGAATTTTACGTAACAAATAACATGCTTGCAAATATTTACAGAAAATGATATAATAAAAATAGAATTATTTTTGTTCGGTGTAAAGGATATAAGTTTTAACTTTTCGTCTTGATGATCACTGAGAGCAAGGATAGTAATACATTGTGTGTACTTACACACTAGGAGGCAACAAAAATGGAAAAAGGTAAAGTAAAATGGTTTAATGGTGAAAAAGGCTTCGGGTTCATCGAACGTGAGGGCGGAGAAGACGTATTCGTTCATTTCTCAGCGATTCAAGGCGAAGGGTACAAAACTTTAGAAGAAGGTCAAGAAGTGACTTTTGATGTTGAAAAAGGTCAACGTGGACCTCAAGCAGCTAACGTACACAAAGCTTAATTTTAAGTATCATTTAAACAGGCTCTTATTTTAGAGCTTGTTTTTTTATTTTTCTTAAAAAACAAAAAACCCCACTCATGAATGAGTAGGGAACATGAAAACAGTAAATCAAATGGTAAACAAAGTGTAGCATATAAATAGGCAATTTCCTAATTCTTTTTAATTAGAGTGGCTGAAAAGCTGATCTTATTTTGAATTTGTTTTAAAACATGACCGATTTTCTTTTTCCACTAACAAAAAAGAAAGCTCTGTGCAGTTGATAATGTTTATTGTTTCTACTCTATAGAGACTGGTATGATTTTATTTATTGTAATTGCTTGGTTAATAACCGAGTAAAATGACTAAAACTAATCAGATAGGTTTTTCGACCTGGAATTATAATGGAGGGATTATATGAGTAAAGCTAACAAAAAAGGTGGAACCGGCAGAGGAACAGGCAAGAAGGGATGGAATCGTTGGCAAGCTAGTGCCAAAAAATTAAAAAGTGCCAAACCTTATATTAGTAAAGGTACAAAAAAAACGGATGTTGAAAATGACCACGAACAATAGTTAAAGTGACATATCCGAAATAAAGAGAATAAATGAGGAACGCAAGCCACTTTATTTATATTGGAGTTAGCACCTAAAGGTTATGTAGACCTTGATTTGGAATGGTTCTCTCCAGACAAAGTCATTGTAGCTCGTGCAAAAGAAAACAAGGAGTGGAAAGAAGGGCCTGTTCCAACGATGTTTACATCCCTTTATGCAATCAATTTAAAAACAGAAAAACAAAAACAAATCACATTTCCTAAGAAGAATGAACTTGATGAAGATCCTCAAGTTGTTAAAGATTATCTTACTTGGTTTCGTAAGAAGGACAAAGAATTTAAAGGGGATGTATGGGTAAAAATTGCTTTAACTGGTCAAGAGCATATATGGCTTAATAATGTAGATTACGCTCCAATATTTTTTACACCGAAGTAAAATCCTTAAGAGTATGTTGAATAAATCTTATTCAGCAATCGGGCCCGGTTCTTCAACAGAATTGTGCTCTTTCTTTATATTTAGGACCATTTTCTGGAATAAGGATTTTTACCTTTTAGCAAAAAATTCAAATAAACAAGGGGAAATATGGTATATTACATTCTGAGAAAAAAGGGGGAGAATGATGAAGAAATTTACTACATAAATAATTTTAATATCATTATTGTTGATATTATTAGGTGGTTGCTTATTAGCCCCAAAATGAACTTGGACAGTAAGAGTAAATTTTATTATACTGCTTAATGTACCAAGGAGGCTGACATCATGAAGCGAATAAAACATTCAAAAGAGTTTAAATTACAAGTCATTAAGGAAGCCCGAGAAACAGGAAATATTACCCTTGTAGCTCGTCGGTATGAATTGAATCCAAACATGGTTAGTCGATGGATCCGTGAATATAAAGATGGAAAATTTGGAGACATGGATGTAGCTGTTTTGCCAGACCTAGATTCCAAAGAATTATCTAAGGAAAATGAAAAACTCAAAATGATTTTGGGAGAAAAAGACCTTGAAATAGCGATTTTACGGGATTTAATAAAAAAGAAAAACCCTCACTTACTGAAAAACTTGAAGTAGCTGATCAATGGATTAACAAAGGCTATTCTATTTCAAAGGTGCTCAAAATTATCGGTATTCCTCGTTCCACCTATTATTATCAAAAGAACTACCGGGTGGAAGAGAAAAAAGTGAGTGAGGGTCGTCCAGCACCTGGTTATTCCTTTAATGAGGAAGGAAAAAAAGTATCGGATGAACAAATCAAAGAATTTCTGTTAGAAGAAATTGCAGGCGATGCTTATAACTATGGTTATCGCAAATTAACCAAAGTACTTCAAAGAAAATATAGCCTGACTATTAATAAGAAAAAGGTATATCGCCTATGTAAGGAACTTGGGATCTTACGACCACAACGACAAAAGAAAGTCTCTTTTCCACGTAAATTAGCACGAAATCGGATCATTAAAGCTTCTAATCAACTTTGGGAAGCAGATATTAAATACGGATATATCGAAGGAGAAGATCGCTTTTTCTTTGTCATGTCCATTATAGATGTCTATGACAGAGGAATCGTTGCCTATCATATGGGATTAAGCTGCACCGGAGATGATGTAAAACAGACTCTGCAAAGAGCGTTATTGAAACGCCAACAATATGCTAAAAAGGAAAAACCTGTGATTCGAACAGACAATGGGCCACAGTTTATTTCGCATACCTTTGAAGAGTTTTGTGAAAATTCGAAAATGGAACATGAAAGAATTCCACTAAGAACCCCAAATATGAATGCCCATGTAGAATCTTTCCATCGCATTTTTGAGGACGATTGCTTGTCCAGATGGCAGTTTGAAACCTATGCAGAAGCATATCAGGAAGTCATGAAATTTATGGTGTACTATAACGAAAGACGGATTCATTCCAGCCTTTTAGACTTGTCGCCAAAGGAATTCTATCAAAAACAAAACTCGTTGGTAATCAAGGAGGTCCGGGTATAATGGCCTGTACTTATTCAAAGCAACAGCTTGATTTGGAGTGGTGGGCATGATAGCCTTGGCCGGCGATGCCAATGTTTGAACCAGCTGGCTTCTTGGCAGAAGAATCATGCCCACAGAGGCTCCATGTCAAGCAACATGGCCTTTTTGAAGAATAACGAAAGAAATCTAGTAAATAAAAAACTAAGAAAATAAAAGAATAAGAGAGATATTGTCCAAAATTCGGGGGTTAACCCGCTATCAAGTCTCCCCAATCACTTGGCCCTTTATTGGATGTAAGAATGATAGATGCACTGTTGTAAAGCTCGTTAATCAAGTGAAAAAAAAGATTAGCCTCTTTTGAATCCATTGCCATAAACATTAAATCGTCGATGACAACCAAATTTGCTTCTCTAATCCTCTTGAGTCGTGCCTGAGATCTTCTTGTTATTTCCTCAGTCTTTAATGTGTGAATCAGTTCTCCCATTGAGATAAATGCAACTTTATAGCCCTTGTATATTGCTTCCAATCCTAAACCTATAGCTAGATGTGTTTTGCCAACTCCTGGGGGACCAAGGAGGATGAGATTGAACATCTGATCAAGCCAGTTCAGCTCGCTCAATTGTGTAAATTGCTTTCTGCTAAGCGATTGTTGTTCATTAAGATCAAACTCCTGAAGAGTTTTTTGGAAGGGAAAAGCAGCCCATTTCAGACGCTTTTCCATTTGTTTTTCTTCCCGTCTTTCTTGCTCATGCCCAAGCAATTTCTGAAGAAACTGGCTATAAGACCAATCTTCCGATTCTGCTTGCTGAATGATAGTCGGAACAACTTTAGCTGCCTCCGTCAACGTCAGTGATTTTAACTGATTCTGCATAGTTTCCAAAATCACGTTCATATGACTACTCCTTTAAATAATTCTTCATATTCCTTTGGATCTCTTACTGACGGCTTGGCCAATAAAATTGACTCATCGGCATCATTTAACGACTTTATTGGGTGAACTGCAGGGGACGGAGGCTTTGGATTAGTGTTCAATAAGCGTTGGCGTTTTAGGTATTCAACGACATCGCTGAAGTCATTTGCGCTGTAAAGCTTCTTTTTTATACACTCTTCCATTGCTTGATTCATCAGATCCTCGTCAAGTTCCTCTATCGTTCTTCGAATTAATTGAAGTTGATCCCGGATGTACCTTGGGTACCCATGATAGATATTTTCCAGATAGTCATTTGCCTGATCTGGGTTGTTGAATTTGGCTGCTAAATGAGAAATGTATTCTGGTATGCCTCGGGACCGGTCACGAGTATGGTTTCGATCCTGAACTAGCTTTCCCTTGCCTGTTTCTAGTCTATGGTCCGCAATTACATTTCTTTCTGCTTTATCGTGTATAACCAGACGCCCATCATCAGTAATTATCAAGTAAACCATCTTGTCTTTTTTATAAGTTCCGAGAGGAACAGAATATCGGTTTGACTGATACAAGATGGTATTGTCCTTTCGGACTGTCCTTGTTATACTCATCTTATTATGAAATGTTTTTTTGTTTGTGATCGGTCTTAAGTGTTGCTTTTCTTCGATGAACACTTCTGCCGGTCTTTTTTTTGTAGTGTTATGGATTTTACCGTTCCCGGTACGATCCAACCATTCCAAACACTGTTCGTTCCATTGGTCAAGGTTATGAAAAACCCGGTGTTTGGCAAAGTTTTTCTTGATGAATTTGACCGTATTTTCAATTTTCCCTTTGCTTTCTGGGTCAGCTTTACGACAAACGCGAAGATTAAGATCTCGTTCTTGCCGATAACCCTGAAACTCAGAAGTCAGGATGAGATCGCCAGAGTTCTCACTTACTACGATGAGAGAATCTTGATCATAAACAAGTTCATTAGGAATTCCTCCAAAGTATTCAAACGCGTTCTCATGGGTTCTGATTACATCCCTAGTGGTAAAGGGGCGATCAAGCCACTCCATATATTTATAACGGGAATTAGAAAGAACGAATGAGATAAAGTACAGTTTGACTTCCTTACCATTGGAGGCTTTCTGTTTGGTTTGACCAAAGTCAATCTGAGCCTGTTCCCCCATCGGGGGATCCTGAACAGCCTGATAACTTCTTGTGGGATGGGTCCTCTCAATATGATAAATCTCACGAAGCTCCTTTACATAACCTCTTACTGTACTTTCACCAACCATCAAGCGATTGTCTTTCTCCTTAAGCCAATCGAAAACCTGTGCAGCTGACATGTCTGGGTGGTCCTTAAGCCAAGTTAGAATCAACTCTTTATGTGGGTCAAGCTTCCTACTTCTGGTTCGGATAGAAGCCAACCATTCAGTCATGTCTTCAGGATCTCTTTGCAGATAGGTATAAACTGTATTCCTTGCGATATCTAGTTTCCTCGCAATCTTGCTTATTGAAAATCCTTTTTTCCTAAGCTGATGTATTTCCATATACATGAGCCACTTATCCACCTTTCCTAACCCCCATCATTGTAAAATTCTAGACTATTAAAATAGTTATTTTACAATGATAGGGCATGTATTAAAATAGGGGAACTATTGAAGTTTTCAGTTGGTAACCGGCCCTCGGGCCGGTTACCAACTGAATCCTCCCCCTTATCAAATTGGCAAATAAGTGTTCAATTTTATCTAGCGTTTTCTGACTACTTTAGTCTAGCAGTTACACGAAGCAGTTTAGTGTAATAAGGACTAATTGAAAAATAGGTGGAGATAATACCCTTTGAGGTGATTATATGCGTTTAATTCTACTCCCCCTTATATTTGTGATACTTTTGCTTCATAGCAATTCTGTTTCTGCTCAACCAGAAAATCCATTAGAAAGCCAAATAATATCATTTATGACAGGATTGCAATCTGAAAATCCTAAACAGACCGTTGAATTGTGGATATTAGGTGTAGAAAATAGAAGTGGGGCTGTACAGTATGCCTTGCTTTCACCTAGCCTTCAAAGACATACAAAAAAACAATTCGAAAAAAGAGGCTGGAGCACTGGACAATCAAGCCCTTGGGTAGAAAATTTTCGGATAACAAAGGTTGAAAAAATCAGTGATGAAAAAATTAAATTTACTATGACTTATTATTTAAGAAGTTCTTATAAAAACTTTGGGACTGGACAAAAGGAGATTACTTTAGGGAAAAATCCAGCAACAGGAAAAAGAACTTGGTTTATCACTAAAATAGTAACAAAATATAAAGAATTCGAAGGGGTTACACCAGCTGAAACAGTCATTAAATAAAGGTGATGTTTTAGATTCTGTTTTAATTGTGAAGAATTACACTTAAACTAAAGGGTGCTTGAGTTCAAGAAAGTAAG
Above is a genomic segment from Neobacillus endophyticus containing:
- a CDS encoding CBO0543 family protein, with product MTIFPIVVSIICLLSAWKWGDWKKFEKHYPTLAYVTVGNLIYKVNALLNFHLWKVNDGGLLSHETIYFIYLLLIMIPAIFVYLSKFPETRIKKILYVFAWIVLFTVMEWIGMKYFNAFNHYHGWNIWWSLLFDSVMFPMLRLHFVNYKLALLLSIPCTLFMLIMFNYI
- a CDS encoding cold-shock protein, with the protein product MEKGKVKWFNGEKGFGFIEREGGEDVFVHFSAIQGEGYKTLEEGQEVTFDVEKGQRGPQAANVHKA
- a CDS encoding DUF3934 family protein, translating into MSKANKKGGTGRGTGKKGWNRWQASAKKLKSAKPYISKGTKKTDVENDHEQ
- a CDS encoding IS3 family transposase (programmed frameshift) encodes the protein MKRIKHSKEFKLQVIKEARETGNITLVARRYELNPNMVSRWIREYKDGKFGDMDVAVLPDLDSKELSKENEKLKMILGEKDLEIAILRDLIKKKNPPLTEKLEVADQWINKGYSISKVLKIIGIPRSTYYYQKNYRVEEKKVSEGRPAPGYSFNEEGKKVSDEQIKEFLLEEIAGDAYNYGYRKLTKVLQRKYSLTINKKKVYRLCKELGILRPQRQKKVSFPRKLARNRIIKASNQLWEADIKYGYIEGEDRFFFVMSIIDVYDRGIVAYHMGLSCTGDDVKQTLQRALLKRQQYAKKEKPVIRTDNGPQFISHTFEEFCENSKMEHERIPLRTPNMNAHVESFHRIFEDDCLSRWQFETYAEAYQEVMKFMVYYNERRIHSSLLDLSPKEFYQKQNSLVIKEVRV
- the istB gene encoding IS21-like element helper ATPase IstB, which encodes MNVILETMQNQLKSLTLTEAAKVVPTIIQQAESEDWSYSQFLQKLLGHEQERREEKQMEKRLKWAAFPFQKTLQEFDLNEQQSLSRKQFTQLSELNWLDQMFNLILLGPPGVGKTHLAIGLGLEAIYKGYKVAFISMGELIHTLKTEEITRRSQARLKRIREANLVVIDDLMFMAMDSKEANLFFHLINELYNSASIILTSNKGPSDWGDLIAG
- the istA gene encoding IS21 family transposase yields the protein MDKWLMYMEIHQLRKKGFSISKIARKLDIARNTVYTYLQRDPEDMTEWLASIRTRSRKLDPHKELILTWLKDHPDMSAAQVFDWLKEKDNRLMVGESTVRGYVKELREIYHIERTHPTRSYQAVQDPPMGEQAQIDFGQTKQKASNGKEVKLYFISFVLSNSRYKYMEWLDRPFTTRDVIRTHENAFEYFGGIPNELVYDQDSLIVVSENSGDLILTSEFQGYRQERDLNLRVCRKADPESKGKIENTVKFIKKNFAKHRVFHNLDQWNEQCLEWLDRTGNGKIHNTTKKRPAEVFIEEKQHLRPITNKKTFHNKMSITRTVRKDNTILYQSNRYSVPLGTYKKDKMVYLIITDDGRLVIHDKAERNVIADHRLETGKGKLVQDRNHTRDRSRGIPEYISHLAAKFNNPDQANDYLENIYHGYPRYIRDQLQLIRRTIEELDEDLMNQAMEECIKKKLYSANDFSDVVEYLKRQRLLNTNPKPPSPAVHPIKSLNDADESILLAKPSVRDPKEYEELFKGVVI